In the Telopea speciosissima isolate NSW1024214 ecotype Mountain lineage chromosome 2, Tspe_v1, whole genome shotgun sequence genome, one interval contains:
- the LOC122650893 gene encoding uncharacterized mitochondrial protein AtMg00810-like, giving the protein MEAAKPMPTPCSTTNLTKNNGDLFPDPTLYRSIVGALHYLTLTRPDIAYSVNKVCQFMHSPTTEHWAAVKCLLRYIKDTLDHGIHLRVSQSILLNVYTDADWVGCPDDRRSTSGFCIYLGDNVISWSSKK; this is encoded by the coding sequence ATGGAAGCTGCCAAACCTATGCCTACACCTTGTTCTACAACCAACCTCACCAAGAACAATGGAGACTTATTCCCTGATCCTACGCTCTACCGAAGTATTGTAGGAGCATTGCATTATCTCACATTAACAAGACCTGACATTGCTTATTCAGTAAACAAGGTTTGCCAGTTCATGCACTCCCCAACAACAGAACATTGGGCTGCTGTCAAATGTCTCTTGCGGTATATAAAAGATACCCTTGATCATGGCATCCATCTTCGTGTGTCACAATCCATTCTTCTTAATGTGTatacagatgcagattgggttgGGTGTCCTGATGATCGACGATCTACTAGTGGTTTTTGTATATATCTTGGGGATAATGTGATATCATGGAGCTCTAAGAAGTAG